A genomic stretch from Setaria viridis chromosome 1, Setaria_viridis_v4.0, whole genome shotgun sequence includes:
- the LOC117841427 gene encoding sufE-like protein 1, chloroplastic/mitochondrial translates to MASAASTAATGAPLRLLSSSSARLSKPILPRPHCLTLYSPISFQRLTARSAASPSPSTTSSSPSGSGSVDPSQLPPALRDIVGLFQSVPDARTRYKQLLAYASRLPPMDPALKTDSNRVRGCVSQVWVHAEPEEGDGGGRSVRFHADSDAQLTKGLAALLVLGLSGAPAADVAKVPVEFIELLGIRQSLSPSRNSGLLNMLNLMKLKALEIAGDTGGDSTTGQQSVQEVAEPRANGMENKGSEFAAFGVQEEEKSVADMPNEEEQLEEVPDNFVEGNGSSLGGGRKERIRESLERALSPVELEIEDISHLHKGHAGVAGSNGETHFNVRVVSKEFEGKSLLKRHRAVYDLLQDELKTGLHALSIDAKTPSEV, encoded by the coding sequence ATGGCCTCCGCtgccagcaccgccgccaccggggcCCCGCTGCGCCTgctatcctcctcctccgcccgtcTCTCCAAGCCCATCCTTCCCCGCCCTCACTGCCTCACCCTCTACTCCCCCATCTCATTCCAGCGCCTCACAGCCCGGTCCGcggcctccccgtccccctccacCACTTCCTCCTCCCCATCGGGCTCCGGCTCCGTAGACCCGTCGCAGCTACCCCCAGCGCTCCGCGACATCGTCGGCCTCTTCCAGTCCGTCCCCGACGCGCGCACCCGGTACAAGCAGCTCCTCGCCTACGCCTCGCGGCTGCCGCCCATGGACCCGGCGCTCAAGACCGATTCCAACCGCGTCCGGGGGTGCGTCTCCCAGGTCTGGGTCCACGCCGAGCCGgaggagggcgacggcggcggccgcagcgtCAGGTTCCACGCCGACTCCGACGCGCAGCTCACCAAGGGCCTGGCCGCGCTGCTCGTGCTCGGGCTCTCCGGTGCGCCCGCGGCGGATGTGGCCAAGGTGCCCGTGGAGTTCATTGAGCTGTTGGGGATAAGGCAGAGCCTCTCGCCCTCCAGGAACAGTGGTCTGCTCAATATGCTCAACCTCATGAAGCTCAAGGCCCTTGAGATCGCCGGAGACACCGGCGGTGACTCGACGACGGGCCAACAATCAGTCCAAGAGGTTGCAGAACCACGTGCCAATGGCATGGAGAACAAAGGGTCCGAATTTGCCGCGTTCGGTGTGCAAGAGGAGGAGAAATCGGTGGCAGATATGCCTAATGAGGAGGAACAATTGGAGGAAGTTCCAGATAATTTTGTTGAAGGGAATGGTTCTTCTTTGGGGGGTGGGAGGAAAGAGAGGATAAGGGAGAGTCTGGAGCGCGCGCTTTCGCCCGTGGAGTTGGAGATTGAGGACATATCGCACCTCCACAAGGGCCATGCTGGGGTGGCCGGTAGCAATGGGGAGACACATTTCAATGTGAGGGTGGTGTCAAAGGAATTTGAGGGGAAGAGCTTGCTCAAGAGGCACAGGGCTGTGTATGATCTCCTGCAGGATGAGCTTAAGACTGGCTTGCACGCACTGTCAATTGATGCAAAGACTCCATCCGAAGTTTAG